The Prevotella fusca JCM 17724 genome includes a window with the following:
- a CDS encoding ATP-binding protein, whose translation MKYLSRVEDKMLQERLEAFGAVLIEGPKWTGKTTTAEQQAKSIIKLQNPDKANEYLATAKTKPSLLLKGDQPRLIDEWQDAPMLWDAVRTAVDDAGGVPGQYILTGSNTVDKTQIRHTGTGRITRMKMYPMSLWESLESSGEISIHELFYNPNYDIDGATSKLDIPELIYVACRGGWPATLQMKSKAAMLIAKDYVNSVCENDISAVDGRQRNPKVARQILRSYARNISTLAKKTSILADVTASEDITLTMNTYDDYISALERLFVIQDIDAWCPAIRSKTSLRSAPKRCFVDPSIAVAAMNISVEEMETQLKTFGFIFEQMCIRDLKIYTADFNSRISYYRDRYGLEADLVLHLEDGRYALIECKLGSSEIDKGAEHLLELKRLIQEHNQTEKQVPLREPDLLIVMTGGTMAYTRQDGVKVIPLACLKD comes from the coding sequence TATCTATCAAGAGTGGAAGACAAAATGTTACAGGAAAGGCTGGAGGCTTTTGGAGCTGTGTTAATAGAGGGTCCAAAATGGACTGGAAAAACGACTACAGCAGAACAACAAGCCAAAAGCATAATAAAATTACAGAATCCTGATAAGGCTAATGAATATCTTGCAACCGCCAAAACCAAACCATCATTGCTGTTGAAAGGAGACCAACCTCGATTGATAGACGAATGGCAAGATGCTCCCATGTTGTGGGATGCGGTAAGAACGGCTGTTGATGATGCAGGTGGTGTTCCAGGACAATATATTCTAACAGGAAGCAATACTGTAGACAAGACGCAAATCAGACATACAGGAACAGGGCGCATTACAAGAATGAAAATGTACCCCATGAGTTTATGGGAGTCCTTGGAATCATCAGGGGAAATCTCAATACATGAGTTATTCTATAATCCGAACTATGATATTGATGGGGCAACAAGCAAACTGGATATACCTGAGCTGATCTATGTCGCTTGTCGTGGCGGTTGGCCCGCTACCTTGCAAATGAAGTCGAAAGCTGCAATGCTTATAGCAAAGGATTATGTCAATAGTGTTTGTGAAAATGATATATCTGCGGTGGACGGTAGGCAGCGCAATCCCAAAGTTGCCAGACAGATATTAAGATCATACGCAAGGAATATCAGCACGTTGGCCAAGAAAACCAGCATACTTGCAGACGTTACAGCATCAGAAGATATTACATTAACTATGAATACCTATGATGATTATATTAGTGCGTTGGAAAGATTGTTTGTAATCCAAGATATTGACGCATGGTGCCCTGCCATCCGTAGTAAGACATCGCTACGCAGTGCTCCTAAACGCTGTTTCGTTGACCCTTCTATTGCGGTAGCTGCCATGAATATAAGTGTCGAAGAAATGGAAACTCAATTAAAAACATTTGGTTTTATTTTTGAGCAGATGTGCATAAGAGACTTGAAAATTTACACCGCTGATTTCAATAGTCGTATTTCATATTATAGAGACAGGTATGGTCTGGAAGCTGATTTAGTGCTGCACCTGGAAGACGGGCGTTACGCTTTAATTGAGTGTAAACTTGGCAGTAGCGAAATAGACAAGGGTGCAGAGCATTTGCTTGAACTTAAAAGACTGATACAGGAGCATAACCAAACAGAGAAGCAAGTACCTCTTCGAGAACCTGACTTACTTATAGTGATGACTGGAGGCACAATGGCATATACTCGCCAAGATGGGGTTAAGGTGATTCCACTGGCTTGCCTTAAAGATTAA